The following proteins are co-located in the Flectobacillus major DSM 103 genome:
- a CDS encoding L,D-transpeptidase family protein, with protein MKNILLLVSITISLSSFVDPPKSFYQSQMSFPKVREAVRTKGKVIDDLLSTKGISTTNFEVFFRAFKKEQIIEVWAKNKSSEKFTLLKTYSFCATTGNLGPKRRSGDRQMPEGFYHIDAFNPQSEYYLSFRVSYPNASDLKFADPVNPGDNIFIHGSCLTIGCIPVGDEMIKELYILAIRAKSNGQQIPVHIFPTKLTDTNLQALQQANQGKDDLINFWTGLQAGFSYFENSQKLPNIQIDNNGRYLLK; from the coding sequence ATGAAGAACATCTTACTGTTAGTATCTATTACTATATCATTATCGAGCTTTGTTGACCCTCCAAAATCATTTTATCAAAGCCAAATGAGCTTTCCAAAAGTACGTGAGGCCGTCAGAACCAAAGGTAAAGTTATTGATGATTTATTAAGTACCAAAGGGATAAGTACAACAAATTTTGAGGTGTTCTTTAGGGCTTTCAAAAAAGAACAAATCATTGAGGTTTGGGCAAAAAACAAAAGCTCTGAAAAATTCACTCTATTAAAAACCTATAGTTTTTGTGCTACAACTGGCAATTTAGGCCCCAAACGCCGCTCTGGCGACCGCCAAATGCCTGAAGGTTTTTATCATATAGATGCCTTTAACCCACAAAGCGAATATTATCTTTCGTTTCGGGTAAGCTACCCTAATGCCTCCGACCTCAAATTTGCCGACCCTGTCAATCCTGGCGACAATATCTTTATTCATGGCTCATGCCTGACAATTGGCTGTATTCCTGTTGGCGACGAAATGATAAAAGAACTCTATATATTGGCTATACGTGCCAAATCAAATGGACAACAAATTCCTGTTCATATTTTTCCTACCAAGCTTACCGACACTAATTTGCAAGCTCTTCAACAAGCTAATCAAGGAAAAGACGATTTGATTAACTTCTGGACAGGCTTACAGGCTGGCTTTAGCTATTTTGAAAATAGTCAAAAACTCCCCAATATTCAAATTGACAACAACGGACGATACCTGCTCAAATAA
- a CDS encoding DUF5995 family protein, whose translation MKNIQTIDDVLHALDAIIVQCHKDRSAIGYFACLYRKMTLAVKKGIDDGIFADATRMTRLDVIFAKRYLKAHELYIQKKQPTRSWKVAFDACQKNEITVIQHLLLGINAHINLDLGIAAAQTSLDKSIDTLEGDFNKINDIISSLVGEVQNELTEIWFPMRFLDKISENWNAAVINFSIGIARQKAWDVATSLAHLPSVQHDVFIEHLDLKIEALALKIRNPSILKRMYLTMLKWTELSDVRQIIDILK comes from the coding sequence ATGAAAAATATTCAAACCATAGATGACGTTTTGCATGCTTTAGATGCCATAATTGTACAATGTCATAAAGACCGCTCGGCAATAGGATATTTTGCGTGCCTGTATCGAAAAATGACACTGGCTGTCAAGAAAGGAATAGACGATGGTATATTTGCCGATGCCACTCGGATGACTCGCCTAGATGTGATATTTGCCAAAAGGTACTTGAAGGCTCATGAGTTATATATACAAAAAAAACAGCCTACTCGCTCATGGAAAGTTGCTTTTGATGCCTGCCAAAAAAATGAAATTACCGTAATTCAACATCTTCTTTTGGGCATAAATGCTCATATTAATCTGGATTTGGGAATTGCTGCGGCACAAACAAGCCTCGACAAGAGTATTGATACCTTGGAAGGCGACTTTAACAAAATCAACGATATAATTTCGTCGCTGGTAGGTGAGGTACAAAACGAACTGACCGAAATTTGGTTTCCAATGCGTTTTTTAGATAAAATTTCAGAAAATTGGAATGCCGCTGTAATAAATTTTAGTATAGGTATTGCCCGACAAAAAGCATGGGACGTAGCCACCAGCTTGGCTCATTTGCCAAGTGTTCAGCACGATGTATTCATTGAGCATCTGGACTTAAAAATAGAAGCATTAGCCCTAAAAATTCGTAACCCAAGTATATTGAAGCGTATGTATCTGACAATGCTAAAATGGACAGAATTAAGCGACGTGAGGCAAATTATTGATATACTCAAATAA